A DNA window from Canis lupus dingo isolate Sandy chromosome 2, ASM325472v2, whole genome shotgun sequence contains the following coding sequences:
- the ARAP3 gene encoding arf-GAP with Rho-GAP domain, ANK repeat and PH domain-containing protein 3 isoform X5 — protein MAAPQDLDIAVWLATVHLEQYADSFRQHGLATAGAARGLGHEELRQLGISATGHRKRILRLLQAGATEGSLDPQSDSAMEPSPSLAPQAQPPKPVPKPRTVFGGLSGPTTTQWPGVSPALWRPEVSRSPESSPKSPPLSTSSSEQTAALNTMEMMPNAIYFGLDLRGGVQMTQNTAPDSSQAAAPTPALRPTTGTVHIMDPGCLYYGVQPAGVPGPLERREGRGVSQDRAEHRLSRQDLEVREDAGYASLELPGDSTLSLPTLDVETNDDLISPYASFSSTADRPTPLLSGWLDKLSPQGNYVFQRRFVQFNGRSLMYFGSDKDPFPKGVIPLTAIEMTRSSKDNKFQVITGQRVFVFRTESEAQRDTWCSTLQSCLREQRLLGHPRPPQPPRPLRTGMLELRGHKAKVFAALSPGELALYKSEQAFSLGIGICFIELQGCSVRETKSRSFDLLTPHRCFSFTAESGGARQSWAAALQEAVTETLSDYEVAEKIWSNRANRHCADCGASRPDWAAVNLGVVICKQCAGQHRALGSGISKVQSLKLDTSVWSNEIVQLFIVLGNDRANRFWAGALPVGEGVHPDTSPGPRGEFISRKYRLGLFRKPHPQYPDHSRLLQALCAAVAGPNLLKNMTQLLCVEATEGDEPWSPSALDGSFPGLLIPDPSPGVYNEVVVPATYSSFLYCGPISNKAGPPPPRRGRDAPPRLWCVLRAALEMFVSESSPEPLSLIQPQDVVCLGVSPPPTDPGDLDRFPFSFELILTGGRIQHFGTDGADSLEAWTSAVGKWFSPLSCHQLLGPGLLRLGRLWLRSPTHSALAPSLWLSGFGLLRGDHLFLCPAPGPGPPAPEDMVHLRRLQEISVVSAADTPDKKEHLVLVETGRTLYLQGEGRLDFSAWNTAIEGAAGGGGTGLQEQQMSRGDIPIIVDACISFVTQHGLQLEGIYRKGGARARSLRLLAEFRRDARSVKLRPGEHFVEDVTDTLKRFFRELDDPVTSARLLPRWREAAELPQKNQRLEKYKEVIGCLPQVNRRTLATLIGHLYRVQKCASLNQMCTRNLALLFAPSVFQTDGRGEHEVRVLQELIDDYVSVFDIDSDQVAQIDLEVSLITTWKDVQLSQAGDLIMEVYIEQQLPDNCVTLKVSPTLTAEELTNQVLEMRGTEAGMDLWVTFEIREHGELERPLHPKERVLEQALQWCQLPEPCSASLLLRKVSLAQAGCLFTGIRRESPRVGLLRCREEPPRLLGNRFQERFFLLRGRCLLLLKEKKSSKPEREWPLEGSKVYLGIRKKLKPPTPWGFTLILEKMHLCLSCTDEDEMWDWTTSILKAQHDDQQPVVLRRHSSSDLARQKFGTMPLLPIRGDDSGATLLSANQTLVSGDFTTGGPCPCSFP, from the exons ATGGCTGCCCCTCAGGACCTGGACATCGCTGTGTGGCTGGCCACGGTGCACCTGGAGCAGTATGCAGACTCATTCCGGCAGCATGGCCTGGCTACGGCAGGTGCAGCCCGAGGCCTGGGCCACGAGGAGCTGAGGCAGTTGGGCATCAGCGCCACAGGTCACCGGAAACGCATTCTGCGCCTGCTGCAGGCAGGTGCTACAGAGGGCTCCCTGGATCCCCAGTCAGACAGTGCCATGGAGCCATCCCCCAGCCTAGCTCCCCAAGCCCAGCCCCCCAAGCCTGTGCCTAAACCCAGGACAGTATTTGGTGGGCTCAGTGGCCCTACCACCACCCAATGGCCTGGAGTGAGCCCAGccctctggaggccagaagtgtCCAGGAGCCCAGAGTCCAGCCCGaagtctcctcctctctccacctcctcctctgagCAGACTGCAGCCTTGAATACTATGGAGATGATGCCTAATGCCATCTACTTTGGTCTGGATTTAAGAGGCGGGGTACAGATGACTCAGAACAC GGCCCCAGACAGTTCCCAggcagctgcccccacccctgccctcaggcCCACAACAGGCACAG TGCACATCATGGACCCTGGTTGCCTGTACTATGGTGTCCAGCCTGCGGGGGTCCCAGGGCCACTCGAGAGAAGAGAAGGCAGAGGTGTCTCTCAGGACAGGGCTGAACACAG GCTCAGCAGGCAGGATCTGGAGGTGCGGGAGGACGCTGGCTATGCTAGCCTCGAGCTGCCTGGGGATTCCACCCTCTCACTGCCCACCCTCGACGTGGAGACCAATGATGACCTCATTTCACCCTATGCCAGCTTCTCCTCCACAGCAGACCGCCCCACGCCCCTTCTCAGTGGCTGGCTAGACAAGCTCTCCCCTCAGGG aAACTACGTTTTCCAGAGGCGGTTTGTGCAGTTCAATGGGAGGAGTCTGATGTACTTTGGCAGTGATAAG GATCCCTTCCCCAAGGGTGTGATCCCTCTGACAGCCATTGAGATGACCCGCAGCAGCAAGGACAACAAATTCCAGGTCATCACTGGCCAGAGGGTGTTTGTATTTCGCACAGAGAGCGAGG CCCAGCGGGACACGTGGTGCTCCACGCTTCAATCCTGCCTGAGGGAGCAGCGCCTCCTGGGCCACCCCCGGCCTCCTCAGCCACCCCGACCCCTCCGCACAGGCATGCTGGAGCTTCGCGGACACAAGGCCAAGGTTTTTGCTGCTTTGAGCCCTGGAGAGTTGGCACTGTACAAGAGTGAGCAG GCCTTTTCTTTGGGCATCGGGATCTGCTTCATTGAACTGCAAGGCTGCAGTGTCCGGGAAACAAAGAGTCGCAGCTTTGATCTGCTCACACCCCATCGCTGCTTCAG CTTCACAGCCGAGTCTGGGGGGGCTCGGCAGAGCTGGGCGGCCGCTCTGCAGGAAGCCGTAACTGAGACCCTGTCTGACTACGAGGTGGCCGAGAAAATCTGGTCCAATCGGGCAAACCGGCACTGTGCGGACTGCGGGGCCTCCCGCCCAGACTGGGCTGCTGTCAACCTGGGGGTGGTCATCTGCAAGCAGTGTGCAG GTCAGCACCGggccctgggttctgggatctcCAAGGTACAGAGCCTGAAGCTGGACACAAGTGTCTGGAGTAATGAGATAGTGCAG TTGTTCATTGTCCTGGGAAATGATCGTGCCAACCGCTTCTGGGCAGGGGCACTACCCGTAGGTGAGGGGGTGCATCCAGATACAAGCCCTGGCCCCCGGGGAGAGTTTATCTCCCGGAAGTACCGACTGGGTCTCTTCCGGAAGCCCCACCCTCAGTATCCAGATCACAGCCGGCTTCTCCAG GCACTGTGTGCAGCTGTGGCAGGACCCAACCTGCTGAAGAACATGACCCAGCTCCTCTGTGTTGAGGCCACTGAGGGTGATGAGCCCTGGTCCCCCTCAGCCTTGGATGGCAGCTTCCCTGGTCTCCTAATCCCAG ACCCTTCCCCTGGTGTGTACAATGAGGTGGTGGTACCTGCCACCTACAGCAGCTTCCTGTACTGTGGTCCCATCAGCAACAAAGCTGGACCCCCTCCTCCTCGGAGGGGCCGGGATG CTCCACCCAGACTGTGGTGTGTGCTGAGAGCGGCTCTGGAAATGTTTGTGTCGGAAAGCAGTCCTGAACCCCTCAGCCTCATCCAGCCCCAGGATGTTGTATGTTTGGGTGTGAGTCCCCCACCCACTGACCCAGGTGACCTTGACAG GTTCCCCTTTTCCTTTGAGCTCATCCTCACAGGGGGGAGGATCCAGCATTTTGGCACAGATGGAGCTGACAGTCTGGAGGCCTGGACCAGTGCTGTGGGCAAG TGGTTCTCCCCGTTGAGCTGTCACCAGCTGTTGGGCCCTGGGCTGCTGCGGCTGGGCCGCCTGTGGCTGCGCTCTCCCACCCATTCAGCGCtggcccccagcctctggctgTCAGGGTTTGGACTTCTTCGTGGTGACCACCTCTTCCTGTGTCCAGCACCGGGCCCTGGCCCTCCAGCCCCTGAGGACATGGTGCATCTGCGGCGGCTACAGGAAATca GTGTGGTATCAGCAGCTGACACCCCAGACAAGAAGGAGCATTTGGTCCTGGTGGAGACAGGAAG GACCCTGTATCTGCAGGGGGAGGGCCGGCTGGATTTCTCAGCATGGAACACAGCCATTGAGGGGGCAGCTGGCGGGGGCGGCACAGGGCTGCAGGAGCAGCAGATGAGCCGGGGTGACATCCCCATCATCGTGGATGCCTGCATCAGTTTTGTCACTCAGCACG GGCTCCAGCTGGAGGGCATATACCGGAAAGGGGGTGCCCGTGCCCGTAGCCTTCGGCTCCTGGCTGAGTTCCGGCGGGATGCCCGCTCAGTGAAGCTCCGGCCAGGAGAGCACTTTGTGGAAGATGTCACCGATACACTCAAACGCTTCTTTCGAGAGCTTGATGACCCTGTGACCTCTGCACGGTTGTTGCCTCGCTGGAGGGAGGCTGCTG AGCTACCCCAGAAGAATCAGCGcctagagaaatacaaagaagtGATTGGCTGCCTGCCACAGGTCAACCGCCGCACACTGGCTACCCTCATTGGGCATCTTTATCG GGTGCAGAAGTGTGCCTCTCTAAACCAGATGTGCACGCGGAACCTGGCCCTGCTCTTTGCACCCAGTGTGTTCCAGACGGATGGGCGGGGGGAACATGAGGTGCGGGTGCTACAGGAACTCATCGATGACTACGTCTCCGTCTTTGAT ATTGACTCTGACCAGGTAGCTCAGATTGACTTGGAAGTCAGTCTTATCACCACCTGGAAGGATGTACAG CTGTCCCAGGCTGGAGACCTCATCATGGAGGTTTATATAGAACAGCAGCTGCCAGACAACTGTGTCACCCTAAAG GTGTCTCCAACACTGACTGCTGAGGAGCTGACCAACCAGGTTTTGGAGATGCGGGGGACAGAGGCTGGGATGGACTTGTGGGTGACGTTTGAGATTCGTGAGCACGGAGAGCTTG AGCGGCCACTGCACCCCAAGGAAAGGGTCCTAGAGCAGGCGCTTCAATGGTGCCAGCTTCCAGAGCCCTGCTCAGCTTCCTTGCTCTTGAGAAAAGTCTCCTTGGCCCAGGCCGGCTGCCTCTTCACAG GTATCCGGCGTGAGAGCCCAAGGGTGGGTCTGTTGCGGTGTCGGGAGGAGCCGCCCCGCTTATTGGGAAACCGCTTCCAGGAGAGGTTCTTTCTCCTGCGTGGCCGCTGCTTGCTGCTACTCAAGGAAAAGAAG AGCTCTAAACCAGAACGGGAGTGGCCTTTGGAAGGTTCCAAGGTCTATCTGGGAATCCGAAAGAAGTTAAAGCCTCCTACACC GTGGGGCTTCACATTGATACTGGAGAAGATGCACCT CTGCCTGTCATGCACTGACGAAGATGAGATGTGGGACTGGACCACCAGCATTCTCAAAGCCCAG CACGATGACCAGCAGCCAGTGGTCTTACGACGCCATTCCTCCTCTGACCTCGCCCGTCAGAAGTTTGGCACCATGCCTTTGCTGCCTATCAGAGGAGATGACAGTGGGGCCACCCTCCTCTCTGCCAATCAGACCCTGGTGAG CGGCGACTTCACAACCGGAGGACCCTGTCCATGTTCTTT CCCATGA